Proteins co-encoded in one Melospiza melodia melodia isolate bMelMel2 chromosome 8, bMelMel2.pri, whole genome shotgun sequence genomic window:
- the VWC2L gene encoding von Willebrand factor C domain-containing protein 2-like isoform X2, which produces MEKLRRGMALHIHEAWILLFVLPGLVTPAAINHEDYPADEGDQTSSNDNLIFDDYRGKGCVDDSGFVYKLGERFFPGHSNCPCVCTEDGPVCDQPECPKIHPKCTKVEHNGCCPECKEVKNFCEYHGKNYKILEEFKPSPCEWCRCEPSNEVHCVVADCAVPECVNPVYEPEQCCPVCKNEIPEMARF; this is translated from the exons atggagaagctgaggaggGGGATGGCTCTTCACATCCATGAAGCCTGGATACTTCTGTTTGTGCTCCCTGGTTTGGTCACTCCAGCTGCCATCAATCATGAAGATTACCCCGCTGATGAAGGGGACCAGACCTCCAGCAATGACAATCTGATCTTTGATGATTACCGGGGGAAGGGCTGTGTGGATGACAGTGGCTTTGTGTACAAACTGGGAGAACGTTTTTTCCCAGGACATTCcaactgtccctgtgtctgtACTGAGGATGGACCTGTTTGTGATCAACCAGAATGCCCTAAAATCCACCCAAAGTGCACAAAAGTGGAACACAATGGATGCTGTCCAGAATGCAAAGAAGTGAAAAACTTTTGTGAATATCATGGGAAAAATTACAAAATCTTGGAGGAATTTAAG CCCTCGCCATGCGAATGGTGTCGCTGCGAGCCCAGCAATGAAGTTCACTGTGTTGTAGCAGACTGCGCAGTCCCCGAGTGTGTCAACCCGGTCTATGAGCCAGAGCAGTGCTGTCCTGTCTGCAAAAATG